The stretch of DNA AGCCATCTTTTTTCCCTCCTTCTTTAAGGTAGTAAAACTGGCTTAAAATGGTACGTCATCATCATCAAGAGCACGGAATCCATCTGAATCTAAACCCTCAGGTTCAAAAACATTGTCATTTTGATTGCTAGAAGCACTTCTAAAAGATGAATTACTCGTTCTCTCACTTTTGTCGCCCCATTCCAGTATCTGAACATTCTCGGCAACAATCTCAGTGATATACCTTTTTTCGCCTTCCTTTGTATCATAGGTTCTATTTTGGATAGAGCCTTTTACAGCAGCTAGTCTTCCCTTAGCAAGATAGTTTGCACAGTATTCAGCGCTTTTTCCCCATACTAC from Acetoanaerobium noterae encodes:
- a CDS encoding single-stranded DNA-binding protein, with the translated sequence MNSVILIGRLTRDPELRYIPSTGNALTTFSIAVDRAFTGKDGQKQTDFFNIVVWGKSAEYCANYLAKGRLAAVKGSIQNRTYDTKEGEKRYITEIVAENVQILEWGDKSERTSNSSFRSASSNQNDNVFEPEGLDSDGFRALDDDDVPF